The region TATCGCCAACAGCAGTCGCAGCACCTCGTAGCATCCCATCACGGGCAATCGGAACGGGCGGCGCCCCCGGTTCTCTCCAGCCCTGGTGACGGCAGCAATACACAGTAACAGCAGACAGCAGACGGCAGACAGCAGTCACAGTCAGTCACAACGGCGGAACGCAAGCTTCCAGCCAGCCTATTCTTACCAGCTATTCTCATCATGAGCCACCGGCGGCGCGCCGACGGCAGTGGACCGCTACGCCCTAGCGCATTTCGCCCAGGGCCCAGCGCACTTCGCCAGCCACGTCGGGATCCGGATCGTTCAGCTGCCGTTGCAGCATGGGGATGCTCGCGGCAACCTGCAGGTCGCCCAGCGCATGCGCCACGCGGCGGCGGACCACGGCATCCTGGTCGCCGAGCATGGCGATCAGGGGCGACAGCCAGCGCGTCTCCCGCATGTCGCCCAGCGCACCGGCCGCCTCGGCGCGCACCGACGCCTCCGGATCTGCCAGCAGTGCCGCCACCGCGGGCGCCGTTTCGGGAAAGCGCATCTCGCCCAGGCCCCACACGGCAAGCCGTCGCACCACGGGGCGCGGATCGCGCAAGGCCAGCAGCAGGGGCGGTATCGCGGCGCGCTGGCGGAACGATGGACCTTCGGCCGCATGGCGCAGCGCGTAGTCGCCGGCGCGCATCGCGGCGGCCAGCTGGGTGAAATTGGGATTGTCCAGGGCTTGCAGCAAGGCGATCGGGTCCTGGTTCCTGGCGCCGGAGGCGGGCAGCAGGCTGTCCGGCCACAGCACATGTTCGCCGCGCAGCTGGAGGCTGGCGACCAGGCACACGAGCACCAGGCTGGCCAGCGTTCCGCTCCACCATTGGCGTCCCGTGACGCGGCCGCGCGGACGATGCGCTTCCAGTAGCGCCGCGATGCGGGCGCCCAGCATGGCGCCGCTGCTGGCGATGCGGTTGGCCAGGCGCCGTGCCGGCGTGGCGACGGTTCCCGAAGCGAAGGCCTGGCGCGAGACCGTGAGCAGGGTGTGGGCGTAGTGCGACGGCGTGGCGCCGGCTGCCAGCACGGCGTCGTCGGCCGCGCATTCCGTATCGTGTTCGAGCATGCGCAGCAGCGGATACATCAGCGGCTGCCACCAGTACAGGGCGAGCAGCACGCGCGCCAGCAGCAGCATGGGCCAGTCATGCGCGCGGAGATGCGCGAGTTCGTGGGCCAGCACCGCCTGCGGCGCGGCGTTGGCGGCGCTGTGCCGGTCCAGCACGATCACGGGATGCCGCCAGCCCCAGCTGTATGGCGAGGACGCCGTATCCGACAGCAGCAGGCGCGCGGGGCGGCGCAGCCGCAGCGACAGATGCAGGCTGTGCAAGGCCGCTTCCCAGGCCGGCGCTTCGAACCGCTGCGCGGCAGCGGCGGCCTGGCGCAAGCGCTGCAGGTTCAGCGCGAGGCGCAGCAGATGGCACAGCACGCCCAAGGCGTACACGGCAAGCAGCCAGCGTCCCAGCCGGGCGGCACGCTCGGGCATGGACACGGCATCCTCGACGGCGGGCAGTGCGGCGGTCGTCACGCTGGCCGGGATGACGAGCGGCGGATCGAGCAGGGCCGACACGGCCAGCGGCATGCGCAGCGGCAGTTGCGGAAGCGACAGCCAGAACAGCGGCAGCAACAGCAGCGCCACCAGGCCGCAGCGCGCGGCAAATACGCGGCGCGCCGCCGAGGCGCGATACAGCAGCCGCAGCGCCAGCAGCAACAGCACGACCGTCACGCTATGCTTCAGCAGAAGCTGCGCGAGGTCGGTTCCCGCCATCAGCGGCCTTCCTTGCGTGCCTTCGCGATCATCGCCTCGAGGTCATCGAGCTCTTTCGAACTCAGTTCGCCCGACATGCCGAGCAAGGCCGTTGCGGCGCTGGCCTTGGAATTGTTGAAGAAGGTGCCGACCAGTTTTTTCAGCGCGGACTCGCGCACCTTGGCCTGCGGCGCCACTGCGCTGTACAGATAGCGCTGGCCGTCGACGCGATGCTGGAGTATGCCCTTGGTTTCCAGCCGCGCCAGCATGGCGCGCACCGCCGAATTGCTCAGGTCGGGTTTCAGTTCTTCCTGGAGCTGCGCGGCGGTAGCCTCCTGCAGCCGGTAGACGCACTCGACGACCTGTCGTTCGCGCGGCGCCAGGTCTTCCAGCCCGCGCATCTCGGTTGCCGCAATGGCTGGCGCATTTTTTTTCATGGTTGTTTCAATGCCTGTTCTGCTTGCGAAAGATGCTGCCGGTAGCCGGCCATCGCCTGTGCGCGCGCGCCGTTGGCCTGCCCCAGTGCGAGCGCCCGTGCGAACTGGCGCCTCGCTGCCTCGGCAAGGCCGCCTGCCAGCAAGGCTTCGCCATGGCTGTCGGCGGCATTGTCGGACTGCGCGTATGTCTGGCTATTGTACGCCAGCACCAGCGTCGCCAAAGGCGGCCGCTTCGCCTTGAGCAGCAGGTCGAAACCGAGCGCATTGATGTCGGCTTCGCTCAATGTGCTGTTGCCGAGCGCTGCCGCGACCCGGCGCGCGGCAGCGTCCTGCTGGTGCTGTTCCAGCAGGGCCGCGCTCTGTTCCAGCTCACCCATCAGTGTCTGCTTTGCCTTCGCCCTGGCCTCGCGCGCCGCGTTTTGCGTGACCAGGGTCAGTACCTGGCCGATGGCGGCGACGACCAGTTCGGGTTCCTGCATCTGGATGCCGTGGCCGCTGTTCGGCGTGAAGACATGCGCGCCGCTTGAAAACTGGCTGA is a window of Janthinobacterium sp. 1_2014MBL_MicDiv DNA encoding:
- a CDS encoding BlaI/MecI/CopY family transcriptional regulator, with translation MKKNAPAIAATEMRGLEDLAPRERQVVECVYRLQEATAAQLQEELKPDLSNSAVRAMLARLETKGILQHRVDGQRYLYSAVAPQAKVRESALKKLVGTFFNNSKASAATALLGMSGELSSKELDDLEAMIAKARKEGR
- a CDS encoding M56 family metallopeptidase encodes the protein MAGTDLAQLLLKHSVTVVLLLLALRLLYRASAARRVFAARCGLVALLLLPLFWLSLPQLPLRMPLAVSALLDPPLVIPASVTTAALPAVEDAVSMPERAARLGRWLLAVYALGVLCHLLRLALNLQRLRQAAAAAQRFEAPAWEAALHSLHLSLRLRRPARLLLSDTASSPYSWGWRHPVIVLDRHSAANAAPQAVLAHELAHLRAHDWPMLLLARVLLALYWWQPLMYPLLRMLEHDTECAADDAVLAAGATPSHYAHTLLTVSRQAFASGTVATPARRLANRIASSGAMLGARIAALLEAHRPRGRVTGRQWWSGTLASLVLVCLVASLQLRGEHVLWPDSLLPASGARNQDPIALLQALDNPNFTQLAAAMRAGDYALRHAAEGPSFRQRAAIPPLLLALRDPRPVVRRLAVWGLGEMRFPETAPAVAALLADPEASVRAEAAGALGDMRETRWLSPLIAMLGDQDAVVRRRVAHALGDLQVAASIPMLQRQLNDPDPDVAGEVRWALGEMR